From Rhodamnia argentea isolate NSW1041297 chromosome 10, ASM2092103v1, whole genome shotgun sequence, a single genomic window includes:
- the LOC115752358 gene encoding putative cyclin-D6-1, giving the protein MEFDLENPLTLCSETLASLFLAEPDHMPGEKYVNGLRDGGSAVAVAVRREIVSSISRLSSNLDPLSSYLAVNYLDRFLSCQSLPHLSPWVLRLLAVCCVSLAAKMRNTDVSLADFQGDGGFVHDSRTIQRMEFLILGALKWRMRSVTPFSFVAFFTSLFKRKDPPLRQALNARATEIIFKSQNDIELMDFRPSVIAASALLSASHELFPLQFSCFRTAIINCSYVNKDELLDCYSAMQDVATEGYESVLDIISRSDTPINVLDQSFSNSEDGDEKATGGGSGGGAISTSTITRTSLRSERRLKRRKVSDHCCDSPHPFQLSQFQQC; this is encoded by the exons ATGGAGTTCGACCTCGAGAACCCGCTGACCCTCTGCTCCGAGACTCTCGCTTCCCTCTTCCTCGCCGAACCTGACCACATGCCCGGGGAGAAGTACGTCAATGGTCTCAGGGACGGAGGgtccgccgtcgccgtcgccgtccgcCGCGAGATCGTCTCCTCCATCTCGCGCTTGTCCTCCAACTTGGACCCTCTCTCCTCGTACCTCGCCGTCAATTATCTCGACCGGTTCTTGTCCTGCCAGAGTTTGCCG CACTTGAGTCCGTGGGTTCTGAGGCTCCTCGCAGTGTGCTGTGTTTCTCTAGCGGCGAAAATGCGGAACACAGACGTCTCTCTCGCTGATTTTCAG GGCGATGGAGGTTTCGTACACGATTCGCGGACCATACAGAGGATGGAGTTTCTCATCTTGGGAGCTCTGAAATGGCGAATGCGATCCGTCACTCCCTTCTCTTTCGTCGCATTCTTCACGTCCCTCTTCAAGCGCAAGGACCCACCTTTGAGGCAAGCCCTGAATGCTCGAGCCACGGAGATCATCTTCAAGTCTCAGAACG ACATCGAGCTCATGGACTTCAGGCCGTCGGTGATTGCAGCATCAGCTCTCCTCTCTGCCTCCCACGAGCTCTTCCCCTTGCAGTTTTCTTGCTTCAGAACAGCCATTATCAATTGTTCATACGTAAATAAG GATGAATTGTTAGATTGCTACAGCGCGATGCAAGACGTAGCGACAGAGGGATACGAATCAGTTCTCGACATCATCTCAAGATCGGACACGCCCATTAACGTGCTCGACCAGAGCTTCTCCAACTCAGAGGACGGCGACGAGAAGGCTACTGGCGGTGGCAGCGGCGGTGGCGCCATCTCGACCTCCACCATTACGAGGACCTCGCTCAGATCAGAGCGGCGTCTGAAGAGGAGAAAAGTATCTGATCACTGCTGCGACTCGCCGCACCCCTTCCAGCTTTCTCAGTTCCAACAGTGCTGA
- the LOC115752359 gene encoding transcription factor MYB4-like — protein sequence MARTPGRDKNGMKKGTWTPEEDEKLRAYVSQYGSWNWRKIPKYAGLSRCGKSCRLRWMNYLRPDIKRGSYTKEEEDTIVRLQGLLGNKWSAIASQLPGRTDNEVKNHWHTNLKKRSSPHASSPSSTSPQEATTSENHSCAHEAGPKDTSEKTPNNVLDHPMNCPVTHPIIEGFASLHLCSSSSETSLSTCVEAVDFSNTEFEACRDTCVAESSGRFWTEPFITDNNIGSWLLQDEWLFSHDFFY from the exons atggcgaGGACACCAGGGCGAGACAAGAATGGGATGAAGAAGGGGACATGGACTCCTGAGGAAGACGAGAAGCTGAGGGCTTATGTGAGCCAGTATGGCTCCTGGAATTGGCGCAAAATCCCCAAGTACGCAG GGTTATCAAGATGCGGAAAAAGTTGCAGACTCAGATGGATGAATTACCTAAGGCCAGATATCAAGAGAGGGAGCTAtaccaaggaagaagaagacaccaTCGTTAGACTACAAGGATTGCTCGGGAATAA ATGGTCAGCTATTGCATCTCAATTACCTGGAAGAACAGACAATGAAGTCAAGAATCACTGGCACACCAACTTGAAGAAGCGCTCGAGTCCACACGCATCATCGCCATCATCAACATCTCCCCAAGAAGCAACCACCTCAGAAAATCATTCATGTGCTCATGAAGCTGGACCTAAGGATACATCCGAGAAGACTCCAAACAATGTTCTTGACCATCCTATGAATTGCCCTGTGACTCATCCGATCATAGAAGGGTTTGCGTCCCTCCATTTGTGCTCGAGCTCTAGTGAGACTTCATTATCCACGTGCGTCGAAGCTGTGGACTTCTCAAACACGGAGTTCGAAGCTTGTCGCGACACATGTGTTGCGGAGTCTAGCGGGAGGTTCTGGACCGAACCATTTATCACCGACAACAATATCGGATCCTGGCTTTTACAAGATGAATGGTTATTTTCCCATGATTTTTTCTATTAA
- the LOC115752376 gene encoding uncharacterized protein LOC115752376: MKNASRIKFLHCFRRPVVNEVLLEPGRRRTQLMHLLMEEEDNEKASAKSPYARSRKPSFSRMLKSALFDNALARSIRRKRSSSLRNSLLTNRYHPTDAEPRGSLRDNNDQKLIDDQTNCFSSTSPSSSSCSSSALEHGDCVSKPWSHGGFSYNVSSTKQERSPDRQDQSPRTKRAKLHMAYLLLISLTGTVLCGRAYAIAFASMWLLVVTRRLLRSSVMDSADDVRTIIEKRVKVSQVETGEKKRRKTVAQLIVEVLGRMRGRNRRQK; encoded by the exons ATGAAGAATGCGTCGAGGATCAAGTTCTTGCATTGCTTCAGACGGCCCGTTGTCAATGAAGTGCTGCTCGAACCCGGGCGGAGACGGACCCAGCTCATGCATCTCTTGATGGAAGAGGAGGACAATGAGAAAGCGAGCGCGAAATCGCCCTATGCTCGATCGAGGAAGCCTAGCTTTTCGCGCATGTTAAAGTCCGCTCTCTTCGACAACGCTTTG GCTCGGAGTATACGCAGGAAAAGAAGCAGTTCCCTTCGAAACTCATTGTTGACGAACCGCTATCATCCCACCGATGCCGAGCCAAGGGGGTCGTTGCGCGATAATAACGATCAGAAGCTCATCGATGACCAGACGAATTGCTTTTCCTCtacctctccttcttcttcttcgtgttCGAGTTCGGCATTAGAACACGGAGACTGCGTGTCCAAGCCGTGGTCCCACGGTGGATTCTCGTACAATGTCTCGTCGACGAAGCAAGAGCGAAGCCCAGATCGTCAAGATCAGTCACCGAGGACGAAGCGAGCCAAGCTTCACATGGCATATCTGCTGCTCATTAGTCTGACCGGGACGGTGCTGTGTGGCAGAGCTTACGCGATAGCCTTCGCCTCGATGTGGCTTCTCGTGGTGACTCGCCGGCTCCTCCGGAGCAGCGTCATGGACAGTGCCGATGATGTGAGGACCATAATAGAGAAGAGAGTGAAGGTTTCGCAGGTAGAGACGGgtgagaagaagagaagaaagactgTAGCGCAGTTAATTGTGGAAGTGCTAGGGAGGATGCGTGGAAGGAACCGTcggcaaaaatga